The sequence GTTCAAAATCTAGATCTACAGAACGCTTAAAACCCATCTTTTCATACATCCCCCATGCCACTTTCATAGATTCTGTTGTATGTATGATCACTTGACCCACATTCGCTGATTTCGCCATCTCAATACATGCATTCGTAAGTTTTCTCCCTATCCCCAAACCTCTTGCGGGTCTACTCACGGTTAATAGTCTAAAACCTGAAGCATTCGTTTCTTTCGTTGCTATACCTCCTGAGCCATAATCTTCCATGTCTGCTATGTACACCACAGTTCCAAGAATCTTTTCCTTGTCTTTAGCTAAAAGTAATTTCACACTTTCCTTTTGGACAAAGTCTCCAATATTGGCCAGCATTTCATAGTACTCTGGCTGCTGCTTAGGTGTTGCGAATCCTTCTAGATTGGAATAAACATCAATCATCAATTGACCTATTTCAAAAAAATCTTTTGGCTGAGCTTCAATGATCTGGATTCTCATTATTGATTTTAGGTTTAGGCAGGCGTCATTTCCCAAAGAAGATAAATGGCCATGATTGAAATAATAAAATAAGTAGTGAGGGTACCTGCTCCCACATAAT is a genomic window of Marinobacter alexandrii containing:
- a CDS encoding GNAT family N-acetyltransferase, whose translation is MRIQIIEAQPKDFFEIGQLMIDVYSNLEGFATPKQQPEYYEMLANIGDFVQKESVKLLLAKDKEKILGTVVYIADMEDYGSGGIATKETNASGFRLLTVSRPARGLGIGRKLTNACIEMAKSANVGQVIIHTTESMKVAWGMYEKMGFKRSVDLDFEQNGLTVYGFRYFF